A DNA window from Pseudodesulfovibrio thermohalotolerans contains the following coding sequences:
- a CDS encoding TetR/AcrR family transcriptional regulator, with product MKLTAREKIIATGVEMVGLNGFNATGVDSVLKAAGVPKGSFYHHFGTKENFGMEVINLFAESYEQKLKSYLGDESVQPLDRIRNYMEHSVEHLAEKNFTQGCLIGNLGQELADQNERFRDRLAEVFADWMAMFTDCLGEAQEAGALNPELDPEAVASFLLSGWEGAILRAKVMRSSKPLRHYVDTLFATVLVE from the coding sequence ATGAAGCTGACTGCACGAGAAAAAATTATTGCTACCGGAGTTGAGATGGTTGGTCTCAACGGTTTTAACGCAACTGGTGTCGACTCTGTCTTGAAAGCTGCCGGAGTCCCCAAGGGGTCATTTTATCACCACTTTGGTACCAAGGAAAATTTTGGCATGGAGGTTATCAACCTCTTCGCCGAAAGCTATGAACAAAAGCTTAAGTCTTATCTGGGTGATGAATCTGTCCAGCCTCTTGATCGCATTCGTAACTATATGGAGCACAGCGTAGAGCACCTTGCCGAGAAAAATTTCACCCAGGGGTGCCTTATTGGCAATCTTGGGCAAGAGTTGGCAGATCAAAATGAGCGTTTCAGGGATAGATTGGCCGAAGTTTTCGCCGATTGGATGGCAATGTTCACTGATTGTCTTGGAGAGGCTCAAGAAGCCGGAGCATTAAATCCAGAACTTGATCCTGAGGCTGTGGCCAGCTTCCTTCTGTCCGGATGGGAGGGAGCGATTTTGCGGGCAAAGGTTATGCGCTCTTCCAAGCCGTTGCGTCATTATGTGGATACTCTGTTTGCAACAGTTTTGGTGGAATAA